A genomic region of Blattabacterium cuenoti contains the following coding sequences:
- a CDS encoding adenylate kinase family protein produces MIHIILFGPPGSGKGTQAEIMSNKFGFIHLSTGMIFRDHMKRKTNLGKLVSYYINQGILVPDVITTNMLNIEIKKHCKAKGIIYDGYPRTKNQIFSLEKILTEFCLGKINIIFYFFIQKDLIINRLFKRRITDYRDDDTDIITVQRRIKEYDKETSMIWNHHKCKHNLIKLNASLSVEKISIFIEKKIMNLL; encoded by the coding sequence ATGATACATATTATATTGTTTGGCCCACCGGGTTCTGGAAAAGGGACTCAAGCTGAAATCATGTCAAATAAATTTGGGTTCATACACCTATCTACTGGAATGATATTTAGAGATCATATGAAAAGGAAGACGAATTTAGGAAAACTAGTGAGTTATTATATAAATCAAGGAATATTAGTCCCTGATGTAATTACCACAAATATGTTAAATATAGAAATAAAAAAACATTGTAAGGCTAAAGGTATTATTTATGATGGATATCCTAGAACCAAAAATCAAATATTTTCTTTAGAGAAAATATTAACAGAATTTTGTTTAGGTAAAATTAATATTATTTTTTATTTTTTTATTCAAAAAGATTTGATAATCAATAGATTATTCAAAAGAAGAATAACGGATTATCGTGATGATGATACGGATATTATCACAGTTCAAAGAAGAATAAAAGAATACGATAAAGAAACATCTATGATATGGAATCATCATAAATGTAAACATAATTTAATAAAATTAAACGCTTCTTTATCTGTAGAAAAAATTTCTATTTTTATAGAAAAAAAAATAATGAATCTATTATAA
- the rsfS gene encoding ribosome silencing factor yields the protein MLLDKIIEGIQMVKGKNISVINLKNRDNFVCDYFVICNGDSHNQVYAISQSIEKMIIEKLQKKPWHVEGLKNREWILVDYVSIVVHIFQEQLRFYYDIENLWNHNT from the coding sequence TTGTTATTAGATAAAATCATAGAAGGGATCCAAATGGTTAAAGGAAAAAATATATCTGTTATAAATTTAAAAAATAGAGATAATTTTGTTTGTGATTATTTTGTTATTTGTAATGGAGATTCTCATAATCAAGTATATGCTATTTCTCAATCTATAGAAAAAATGATAATTGAAAAATTACAAAAAAAACCTTGGCATGTAGAAGGATTGAAAAATAGAGAGTGGATTTTAGTTGATTATGTTTCTATTGTTGTTCATATTTTTCAAGAACAGTTAAGATTCTATTATGACATAGAAAATCTTTGGAATCATAATACATAA
- a CDS encoding biotin--[acetyl-CoA-carboxylase] ligase, whose product MACRKKKNLTFSIVFKPIKTLHTKKIYIINVIVSNAIHKILSEYYNKKNKEKIWIKWPNDIIVDDKKIGGILIENSLFSGKIYNIIIGIGLNIYQKKFQKKWNASSLKEIFNLNFDLDYLFYNIIYFIQKEYLLFIIYGEKFIREYYINHLYLKDKISIFYIYKTNNYILGIIRSITDKGFLVIESNKKFYFFFHKEIEFFIL is encoded by the coding sequence ATGGCATGCAGAAAAAAAAAAAATTTAACTTTTAGTATTGTTTTTAAACCTATTAAAACTTTACATACAAAAAAAATTTATATTATAAATGTTATTGTAAGTAATGCTATACATAAAATTTTATCTGAATATTATAATAAAAAAAATAAAGAAAAAATTTGGATTAAGTGGCCCAACGATATTATCGTAGATGATAAAAAAATAGGAGGAATTTTAATAGAGAATAGTCTTTTTTCAGGAAAAATTTATAATATTATTATTGGAATAGGTTTAAATATTTATCAAAAAAAATTTCAAAAAAAATGGAATGCTTCTTCTTTAAAAGAAATATTTAATCTAAATTTTGATTTAGATTACCTTTTTTACAATATTATATATTTTATTCAAAAAGAATACCTTCTTTTTATAATTTATGGAGAGAAATTTATACGAGAATATTACATCAATCATCTATACTTGAAAGATAAAATCTCTATTTTTTATATTTATAAAACAAATAATTATATTCTAGGCATAATACGATCTATAACAGATAAAGGGTTTTTAGTCATTGAATCTAATAAAAAATTCTATTTTTTTTTTCATAAAGAAATAGAATTTTTTATTCTGTAG
- the clpX gene encoding ATP-dependent Clp protease ATP-binding subunit ClpX yields MEYLLKCNFCGRNKNDITFLISGINGHICNDCVEKTYSIVHKKFLLKNTRNKNNNEFIEIKKPKEIKSFLDKYVVGQNEAKKIISVAVYNHYKRIEKQNETNIEIEKSNVLLIGETGTGKTLLAKTISKLLKIPFAIADATTLTEAGYVGEDVESILSKLLQSVNYNIDYAEKGIIFLDEIDKISRKSNNPSITRDVSGEGVQQALLKILEGSVINVPPQGGRKHPDQKMIQINTENILFIAGGTFDGIEKIISDRTEKMSIGFMTKDKRKKNIENNYLKNILSEDLKNFGLIPEIIGRFPVVTYLNPLNKNTLKQILIEPKNALIKQYKKLFDMDHISLNITDDALNIIVDQTFQLGLGARGLRTFCEKIFLDYMFDIENVQSTLNIDQNIVKQKLFYS; encoded by the coding sequence ATGGAATATTTGTTAAAATGTAATTTTTGTGGAAGGAATAAAAATGATATCACTTTTCTTATATCAGGAATAAATGGACATATTTGTAACGACTGTGTCGAAAAAACTTACTCTATAGTTCATAAAAAATTTTTATTAAAGAATACTCGTAATAAAAATAATAATGAATTTATAGAGATAAAAAAACCAAAAGAAATAAAATCTTTTTTAGATAAATATGTTGTGGGACAAAATGAAGCCAAAAAAATTATATCCGTAGCTGTTTATAATCATTATAAACGCATAGAAAAACAAAATGAGACAAATATAGAAATAGAGAAATCTAATGTATTATTGATTGGGGAAACAGGAACAGGAAAAACTTTACTAGCAAAAACTATATCAAAACTTTTGAAAATCCCCTTTGCTATAGCTGATGCTACTACTCTAACTGAAGCAGGGTATGTAGGGGAAGACGTCGAATCTATTTTAAGTAAATTATTACAATCTGTTAATTATAATATAGATTATGCTGAAAAAGGAATCATTTTTTTGGATGAAATAGATAAAATTTCTAGAAAAAGTAATAATCCTTCTATTACTAGAGATGTATCTGGAGAAGGTGTACAACAAGCGTTACTAAAAATATTGGAAGGATCCGTAATCAATGTTCCTCCACAAGGAGGAAGAAAGCATCCAGATCAAAAAATGATACAAATTAATACTGAAAATATACTATTTATAGCTGGAGGAACTTTTGATGGTATAGAAAAAATTATTTCGGATAGAACAGAAAAAATGTCTATAGGTTTTATGACTAAAGACAAAAGAAAAAAAAATATAGAAAATAATTATCTAAAAAATATTCTTTCTGAAGATTTAAAAAATTTTGGATTAATTCCTGAAATTATAGGAAGATTCCCTGTTGTTACTTATTTAAATCCACTAAACAAAAATACATTAAAACAAATTTTAATTGAACCAAAAAATGCTTTAATCAAACAATATAAAAAATTATTTGATATGGATCATATTTCTTTAAATATAACAGATGACGCCTTAAATATTATAGTGGATCAAACTTTTCAATTAGGTTTAGGAGCCAGAGGCTTACGGACATTTTGTGAAAAAATATTTTTAGATTATATGTTTGATATAGAAAATGTTCAATCTACATTAAATATAGATCAAAATATAGTAAAACAAAAACTTTTTTATTCTTAA
- the lpdA gene encoding dihydrolipoyl dehydrogenase, with protein MHFDIIILGSGPGGYVASIRAAQLGMKTAVVEKDSLGGVCLNWGCIPTKSLLNSAKILQSIKNNGELFGIKNKDFEIDYSKILDKSRRTVDQIKKGVSFLMKKNGIHVIYGNAQLKKRKKIEIFKDEKSIGEYSASHIIIATGAIPKVDTKFQYDRKKIITYKEALSLSSLPKKMVIIGSGSIGLEFAYFYHSMGTKVTIIEICSKLFPNGDDDISDYLKLSFDKVGIKNYISSNINKITYNNDKSEVIVDIQTSLKKNVVLKVDTILYAIGVVPNIKYIGLEEIGIQIEKGFIVVDENYRTNVDGYYAIGDVIQTPSLAHVASHEAINCIENIKGLNFPKIDYNNIPKCVYSLPEIASVGYTEKESKKKGFQIKVGKFPFSALGRSISDNNTDGFVKVIFDDKYDEWLGCHMIGNHVTDLISEVVVSRKLEATSYEILGSIHPHPSLSESIIESIANAYGKAIHL; from the coding sequence ATGCATTTTGATATTATTATTTTAGGAAGTGGACCAGGAGGTTATGTAGCTTCTATACGTGCTGCACAACTTGGAATGAAAACAGCTGTAGTGGAAAAAGATTCACTTGGGGGAGTTTGTTTAAACTGGGGATGTATTCCTACCAAATCACTTTTGAATAGTGCAAAAATTTTACAATCCATAAAAAACAATGGAGAATTATTTGGGATAAAAAATAAAGATTTTGAAATAGATTATTCTAAAATTCTTGATAAGAGTAGAAGAACCGTTGATCAAATAAAAAAAGGAGTTTCGTTTTTAATGAAAAAAAATGGAATTCATGTTATTTATGGAAATGCACAGTTAAAAAAAAGAAAAAAAATAGAAATTTTTAAAGATGAAAAAAGCATCGGAGAATATTCTGCTTCACATATTATTATTGCTACTGGTGCAATTCCTAAAGTTGATACAAAATTTCAATATGATAGAAAAAAAATTATAACATATAAAGAAGCATTATCCTTATCTTCATTACCAAAAAAAATGGTAATTATAGGTTCTGGTTCTATAGGATTGGAATTTGCTTATTTTTATCATTCTATGGGGACGAAGGTAACAATTATAGAAATATGTTCTAAGTTATTTCCTAATGGAGATGATGATATATCTGATTATTTGAAATTATCTTTTGATAAAGTAGGAATTAAAAATTATATATCTTCCAATATAAATAAAATCACTTATAATAATGATAAGAGTGAAGTCATAGTTGATATTCAAACATCATTGAAAAAAAATGTTGTATTAAAAGTAGATACTATTTTATACGCTATAGGAGTCGTTCCAAATATTAAATATATTGGATTGGAAGAGATAGGGATTCAAATAGAAAAAGGATTTATCGTTGTTGATGAAAATTATCGTACGAATGTAGATGGATATTATGCTATTGGAGATGTAATTCAAACTCCTTCTTTAGCTCATGTAGCCTCACATGAGGCAATAAATTGTATTGAAAATATAAAAGGTTTAAATTTTCCAAAAATAGATTACAATAATATTCCAAAATGTGTTTATTCTCTTCCTGAAATAGCTTCAGTAGGTTATACAGAAAAAGAATCTAAAAAAAAGGGGTTTCAAATAAAAGTAGGAAAATTTCCTTTTAGTGCTTTAGGAAGATCTATTTCTGATAATAATACTGATGGTTTTGTAAAAGTAATTTTTGATGATAAATATGATGAATGGTTAGGATGCCATATGATCGGGAATCATGTTACAGATTTAATTTCAGAAGTGGTAGTTTCTAGAAAATTAGAAGCAACAAGCTATGAAATTTTGGGAAGTATACATCCTCATCCTTCATTAAGTGAATCTATTATAGAATCTATAGCTAATGCTTATGGAAAAGCCATTCATTTATAA
- the obgE gene encoding GTPase ObgE, with the protein MKNSFVDFIKIYCKSGDGGCGCVHFYRDRHISRGGPDGGTGGKGGNIIIKGNSNIHTFLHLRYHKHWIAKSGFPGKGNNITGANGKELLIEVPVGTVVKDEKKNILMEITKNLQKKILFEGGKGGKGNAFFKNSIYQSPDYAQSGMKTKGNWIFLELKILADVGFIGFPNTGKSTLLSIITKAKPKIGNFAFTTKIPNIGVVEVDFNSFLAADIPGIIERASEGKGLGHHFLRHVERNSVLLFLISSETIDKKKEYFILLNELKKFNSNLLNKKRLLAISKSDLINDEKKKEIKEFFFKLKENIILISSFTKEGLSELIKKLWKLIRE; encoded by the coding sequence ATGAAAAACTCTTTTGTCGATTTTATAAAAATTTATTGTAAAAGTGGAGATGGAGGGTGTGGATGCGTTCATTTTTATAGGGATAGACATATAAGTAGAGGGGGCCCAGATGGGGGAACAGGAGGAAAAGGAGGAAATATTATTATTAAAGGAAATTCTAACATTCATACTTTTTTACATTTAAGATATCATAAGCATTGGATAGCTAAGTCCGGATTTCCAGGAAAAGGAAATAACATAACTGGGGCAAATGGAAAAGAGTTATTAATAGAAGTACCTGTAGGAACTGTAGTAAAAGATGAAAAAAAAAATATTTTAATGGAAATAACCAAAAATCTTCAAAAAAAAATTTTATTTGAGGGAGGAAAAGGAGGAAAAGGAAATGCTTTTTTTAAAAATTCTATTTATCAGTCTCCTGACTATGCTCAATCGGGAATGAAAACAAAAGGAAATTGGATTTTTTTAGAATTAAAAATATTAGCAGATGTAGGATTTATAGGGTTTCCTAATACTGGAAAATCTACTTTACTTTCTATAATAACAAAAGCTAAACCTAAAATAGGAAATTTTGCTTTCACAACGAAAATTCCAAATATAGGAGTGGTAGAAGTAGATTTCAATTCTTTTTTAGCGGCTGATATTCCTGGAATTATAGAAAGAGCGTCTGAAGGTAAAGGTTTAGGACATCATTTTTTAAGACATGTAGAGAGAAATTCCGTTTTGTTATTTTTAATTTCTTCAGAAACAATAGATAAAAAAAAAGAATACTTTATTTTATTAAATGAATTGAAAAAATTTAATTCAAATCTTTTAAATAAAAAACGTTTATTGGCAATATCTAAATCGGATTTAATCAATGATGAAAAAAAAAAGGAAATAAAGGAATTTTTTTTTAAATTAAAAGAAAATATTATTTTGATTTCTTCTTTTACAAAAGAAGGATTATCAGAATTGATCAAAAAATTGTGGAAACTTATTAGAGAATGA
- a CDS encoding outer membrane protein assembly factor BamD: MLNNLLTKIEKKNYCIANSYFLMQRYQASLIYFKDLINDFPKSHFKEKVMYKICVYQYQLSKKKDFIKSYEEYMKNFPYSFNVKKLKVLYKKLK, encoded by the coding sequence TTGCTTAATAATTTATTAACAAAAATAGAGAAAAAAAATTATTGTATAGCCAATTCTTATTTTTTAATGCAAAGATATCAAGCTTCTTTAATTTATTTTAAAGATCTTATTAATGATTTTCCAAAAAGTCATTTCAAAGAAAAAGTTATGTATAAAATTTGCGTATATCAATATCAACTTTCTAAAAAAAAAGATTTTATAAAATCATATGAAGAATATATGAAAAATTTTCCGTATTCTTTTAATGTAAAAAAACTAAAGGTTTTATATAAGAAATTAAAATGA
- a CDS encoding CTP synthase → METKYIFVTGGVSSSLGKGIVSASLGMLLKARGYKISILKLDPYFNVDPGTLNPYEHGECFVTKDGAETDLDLGHYERFLNQATTKENNVTSGFIYKTVIDNERKGNYLGKTVQVIPHITDEIKRRIKILGESQNYDIIITEIGGTVGDIESLPYVESVRQLKWELGKFNGLVIHLTLLPYITVTGEIKTKPTQHSVRNLMENGIQADIIVCRTEKHISDNIRNKLALFCNVKPKHVIESIDTKIIYEIPCLLNLQNFDEVVLNHLNLSTITTPDLDKWKIFIKKYKNPKYEIKIALVGKYVSLHDSYKSITEALIHAGTKNETYVDIKWIYSEMIKEKNINEYFKGISGILVAPGFGNRGIEGKILAAKYARENQIPFFGICLGMQIAVIEFARNVLGLTKAESYETNPNTSYPVISLMEKQKTLTHTGGTMRLGTWKCSLVKGSKIFSIYGEKKDVFERHRHRYEFNNDYLKCFSNAGMKAVGINPETGLVEALELENHIFFLGVQYHPEYQSTITNPHPLFINFIQVSIIVSQNSSYI, encoded by the coding sequence ATGGAAACAAAATATATTTTTGTTACAGGAGGAGTCAGCTCTTCTTTAGGAAAAGGAATTGTTTCAGCTTCGTTAGGTATGTTATTAAAAGCGAGGGGATATAAAATTTCGATATTAAAATTAGATCCTTATTTTAACGTAGATCCAGGAACTTTAAATCCTTATGAACATGGAGAATGTTTTGTGACTAAAGATGGAGCAGAAACAGATTTAGATTTAGGACATTATGAACGATTTTTAAATCAAGCTACAACTAAAGAAAATAATGTAACATCAGGTTTTATATATAAAACAGTAATAGATAATGAAAGAAAAGGAAACTATTTGGGAAAAACAGTACAAGTTATTCCACATATTACTGATGAAATTAAAAGACGGATAAAAATACTTGGAGAATCCCAAAATTATGATATTATTATTACTGAAATAGGAGGAACTGTAGGCGATATAGAAAGTTTACCTTACGTTGAATCAGTGCGTCAATTAAAGTGGGAATTAGGAAAATTTAATGGATTAGTAATTCATTTGACGTTACTTCCATATATTACGGTTACTGGAGAAATTAAAACAAAACCAACACAACATTCTGTTCGAAATTTAATGGAAAATGGAATACAAGCAGATATTATAGTCTGTAGAACAGAAAAACATATATCGGATAATATTAGAAACAAATTGGCTTTATTTTGTAATGTTAAACCAAAACATGTTATTGAATCAATAGATACTAAAATTATATATGAAATTCCTTGTTTATTAAATTTACAAAATTTTGATGAAGTCGTATTGAATCATTTAAATTTATCTACCATTACAACTCCAGATTTGGATAAATGGAAAATTTTTATTAAAAAATATAAAAATCCAAAATATGAAATTAAAATAGCATTAGTTGGAAAATATGTTTCTTTACATGATTCTTATAAATCAATTACGGAAGCTTTAATTCATGCAGGAACAAAAAATGAAACTTATGTTGATATAAAATGGATTTATTCAGAAATGATAAAAGAGAAAAATATAAATGAATATTTTAAAGGAATTTCAGGAATTTTAGTTGCTCCAGGATTTGGAAATAGAGGAATAGAAGGAAAAATACTTGCAGCAAAATATGCAAGAGAAAATCAAATCCCATTTTTTGGAATATGTTTGGGGATGCAAATTGCCGTAATAGAATTTGCTAGAAATGTATTAGGATTAACAAAAGCAGAAAGTTATGAAACAAATCCAAATACATCTTATCCAGTAATAAGTTTAATGGAGAAACAAAAAACATTAACTCATACAGGAGGAACAATGCGTTTAGGAACATGGAAATGTTCTCTTGTAAAAGGATCTAAAATATTTTCTATTTATGGAGAAAAAAAAGATGTCTTTGAAAGACATCGTCATAGATATGAATTTAATAATGATTATTTGAAATGTTTTTCTAATGCTGGAATGAAGGCAGTTGGAATTAATCCAGAAACAGGTTTAGTGGAAGCGTTAGAATTAGAAAATCATATTTTTTTCTTAGGCGTTCAATATCATCCAGAATATCAAAGTACAATAACGAATCCACATCCTTTATTTATTAATTTTATACAAGTATCTATTATAGTTTCTCAGAATTCTTCTTATATATGA
- the fsa gene encoding fructose-6-phosphate aldolase yields MKFFIDTANLKEIDEARSLGMLDGVTTNPSLISKESVFNQKDIQKHYISICQRLKNEENLSAEIISTDYNKMIQEGEELSFLHPKIVVKIPITKNGIKAIKYFSNKKIKTNCTLIFSTGQAILAAKAGASYVSPFLGRLDDISHNGLNLIREIKNIYENYHFKTKILAASIRHPLHIIECSKIGIYATTSPINVIYSLLNHPLTDIGLDKFIKDFHSKIK; encoded by the coding sequence ATGAAGTTTTTTATAGATACAGCTAATTTAAAAGAAATTGATGAAGCAAGATCATTAGGTATGTTAGACGGAGTTACAACAAATCCATCTTTAATATCAAAAGAATCTGTTTTCAATCAAAAAGACATTCAGAAACATTATATATCTATATGTCAACGTTTAAAAAATGAAGAAAATCTGAGCGCAGAAATTATTAGTACTGATTATAATAAAATGATTCAAGAAGGAGAAGAACTTTCTTTTCTACACCCAAAAATTGTGGTAAAAATTCCCATAACGAAAAATGGGATCAAGGCAATTAAATATTTTTCTAATAAAAAAATTAAAACAAATTGTACTCTAATTTTTTCTACAGGACAAGCTATCCTAGCAGCTAAAGCTGGAGCAAGCTATGTCTCCCCATTTTTAGGGAGATTAGATGATATATCTCATAACGGATTAAATTTAATCCGAGAAATAAAAAATATATATGAAAATTATCATTTTAAAACAAAAATATTAGCGGCTTCTATACGCCATCCTTTGCATATTATAGAATGTTCTAAAATTGGAATATATGCTACAACTTCTCCTATAAATGTCATTTATTCTTTATTAAATCATCCATTGACTGATATAGGATTAGATAAATTTATAAAAGATTTTCATAGTAAAATAAAATAA
- a CDS encoding ferritin — protein MISEKIQKGLTRQLNRESESSQLYLSMASWVERKGYEGISEFLYDHSNEERIHMLKIIRYINKRGGNVILNNISMINVTSLSLKELFTKLFEHEKKISKEINFLVEISLQEKDFFTYHFLQWYIEEQIEEEALSKMILDKIELIGEDKGGLYLLDKDMKNFHKKKNYD, from the coding sequence ATGATAAGTGAAAAAATACAAAAAGGGTTAACTAGACAGTTAAACAGAGAATCAGAATCTTCTCAATTATATTTATCTATGGCATCTTGGGTAGAGAGAAAAGGTTACGAAGGTATCTCTGAATTTTTATATGATCATTCTAATGAGGAAAGAATCCATATGTTAAAAATTATTAGATATATTAATAAAAGAGGAGGAAATGTTATTTTGAATAATATATCAATGATAAATGTAACATCCCTATCTTTAAAAGAATTGTTTACAAAATTATTTGAACATGAAAAAAAAATTTCCAAAGAAATTAATTTTTTAGTCGAAATTTCTTTACAAGAAAAAGATTTTTTTACATATCATTTTTTGCAATGGTATATTGAAGAACAAATTGAAGAAGAGGCTTTAAGTAAAATGATTTTAGATAAAATAGAATTAATAGGAGAAGATAAAGGAGGTTTATATTTATTGGATAAAGACATGAAAAACTTTCATAAAAAAAAAAATTATGATTAG
- the yidC gene encoding membrane protein insertase YidC, with amino-acid sequence MKEKNLDYSYIIGFILILFVLIIFTYFNNNYHSGYNRKPSLNHKESFTKEDIFLTTKRKKNDFFLLENDVLKLKISSLGGGIDDVILKKYKAYNSSLSYHTKNLYLIKNYSLLYKLSFFYKKGLNIDTNTLYFKPFLLEKNKASGIKTLIMRAKNPYGKGFLDYIYTIEEKNQYDIGFSIRIKNFDSFDENKKHGFYLNLEHKILSLEKDRNWENSYTQVYYSVSNKNSNNSHTVNYLSEKKTEDKNISETNWIAHKQQFFSFVFIPKKILKNVFIRSENLSSGSFLKRIQLKTFINTGKYEEHHLSFRFYFGPLDLKLLKKYQNGFENIIPFGWGVLKWINKYFFLVVFQFLEKTNLNYGIIIILMTVVVKFILFPITYKQYKLSAMMKLIRPEIEKLNHKYRGDVFKKQRAIMDLYHHVGINPMSGCISTLFQIPIFYSLFKFFPTIINLRGKSFLWVEDLTSYDSILKLPFFIPFYGNHVSLLTLLYSLALLVYTKLSNDGRKDFTQNENDSSIPDMNFILYLMPVIMLFFINSYASALSLYYFTSNIINIVFFFFIKELMLDEKEIFLKIQEKKIIKRNDWKNMIKKIGLKK; translated from the coding sequence ATGAAGGAGAAAAATTTAGATTATAGCTATATAATAGGATTTATTCTTATATTGTTTGTTTTAATAATTTTTACTTATTTTAACAATAACTACCATAGTGGTTATAATAGAAAACCAAGTTTAAACCATAAAGAATCTTTTACAAAAGAAGATATTTTTCTTACGACAAAAAGAAAAAAAAATGACTTTTTTTTATTAGAAAATGATGTTTTAAAACTTAAAATATCTAGTTTAGGAGGAGGAATTGATGATGTTATTTTAAAAAAATATAAAGCATATAATTCTTCATTATCATATCATACTAAAAATCTTTATTTAATAAAAAATTATAGTTTATTATATAAATTATCTTTTTTTTATAAAAAAGGATTGAATATTGACACAAATACTTTATATTTTAAACCTTTTTTATTAGAAAAAAATAAAGCTTCTGGAATTAAAACTCTTATCATGAGAGCTAAAAATCCTTATGGAAAAGGATTTTTAGATTACATATATACAATAGAAGAAAAAAATCAGTATGATATTGGTTTTTCTATTCGAATTAAAAATTTTGATTCTTTTGATGAGAATAAAAAACATGGATTTTATCTCAATTTAGAGCATAAAATTTTGTCTCTAGAAAAGGATAGAAATTGGGAGAATTCTTATACTCAAGTATATTATTCTGTTTCTAACAAAAATTCAAATAATTCCCATACTGTAAACTATTTATCTGAAAAAAAAACGGAAGATAAAAATATATCTGAAACGAATTGGATTGCTCATAAGCAACAATTTTTTTCTTTTGTATTTATTCCAAAAAAAATATTAAAAAATGTTTTTATTAGATCTGAAAATTTATCTTCTGGATCTTTTTTAAAAAGAATTCAATTAAAAACATTTATTAATACGGGAAAATATGAGGAGCATCATCTTTCTTTTCGATTTTATTTTGGTCCTTTGGATTTAAAATTATTAAAAAAATATCAAAATGGATTCGAAAATATTATTCCATTTGGATGGGGGGTTCTAAAATGGATTAATAAATATTTTTTTTTAGTAGTTTTTCAATTTTTGGAAAAAACAAATTTAAATTATGGTATTATCATTATTTTGATGACTGTAGTTGTAAAATTTATATTATTTCCAATTACTTATAAACAATATAAATTGAGCGCTATGATGAAATTGATTCGTCCAGAAATTGAAAAATTAAATCATAAATATAGAGGAGATGTTTTTAAAAAACAGAGAGCGATAATGGACTTATATCATCATGTGGGGATTAATCCAATGTCTGGATGTATTTCTACATTATTTCAGATTCCTATTTTCTATTCTTTATTTAAATTTTTTCCTACTATAATTAATTTGAGAGGAAAATCTTTTTTATGGGTGGAAGATCTTACTTCATATGATTCAATTTTAAAATTACCTTTTTTTATTCCTTTTTATGGAAATCATGTAAGTTTACTAACTTTATTATATTCTTTAGCGTTGTTAGTTTATACAAAATTGAGTAATGATGGAAGAAAAGATTTTACACAAAATGAAAATGATTCTTCTATTCCTGATATGAATTTTATATTATATTTAATGCCTGTCATAATGTTGTTTTTCATAAATAGTTATGCCTCCGCTTTATCTTTATATTATTTTACGTCTAATATAATTAATATTGTATTTTTCTTTTTTATTAAAGAATTAATGTTGGATGAAAAAGAAATTTTTTTAAAAATTCAAGAAAAAAAAATTATAAAACGTAATGATTGGAAAAATATGATAAAAAAAATAGGATTAAAAAAATAG